One genomic segment of Micromonospora sp. WMMC415 includes these proteins:
- a CDS encoding YibE/F family protein produces the protein MGADHTRPAPPAPPGVRRILIATVVPLFLATLVAALVLWPRDTREADAGTEPPRYHGTVTKVVTEPCPPTPEAPGGGPATGDGPCGTVTVRVEQGPDSGQQVETPVPAGPGAPEVAVGDEIILVELTDPADPSASAYNIAEHQRGEPLVWLVALFAAAIVAFGRWRGLAALAGLAASFAILLTFVLPGISAGRPPLLVAVVGAALIMFVVLYLTHGVTAQTSVAVLGTLGSLVLTGVLGTLATAATHLTGYGSEEATTLSMFQADVDLHGLLLAGIVIGSLGVLDDVTVTQAATVTELAHANPGLTRGQLYRSATRVGRAHIASTVNTIVLAYAGASLPVLLLLTADSRAATQILTSEFLAQEIVRSAVATLGLIAAVPLTTALAALVTTAGRRGGGRAGADAPAPTPRPAAGRTEALEALSTPRAGTATPAAPGGWPDRDRSTDAGW, from the coding sequence ATGGGCGCCGACCACACCCGTCCCGCTCCGCCCGCCCCGCCCGGGGTGCGGCGGATCCTCATCGCGACGGTGGTCCCCCTCTTCCTCGCCACCCTGGTCGCCGCCCTGGTGCTCTGGCCTCGGGACACCCGGGAGGCCGACGCGGGCACCGAGCCGCCCCGCTACCACGGCACCGTCACGAAGGTGGTGACCGAGCCGTGCCCGCCCACGCCGGAGGCACCCGGGGGCGGCCCGGCGACGGGTGACGGCCCGTGCGGCACGGTGACGGTCCGGGTCGAGCAGGGGCCGGACTCGGGGCAGCAGGTCGAGACTCCGGTACCGGCCGGGCCGGGTGCGCCCGAGGTCGCGGTCGGCGACGAGATCATCCTGGTCGAGCTGACCGATCCGGCCGATCCGTCGGCCAGCGCGTACAACATCGCCGAGCACCAGCGCGGTGAACCGCTGGTCTGGCTGGTGGCGCTCTTCGCCGCGGCGATCGTCGCGTTCGGCCGGTGGCGTGGCCTCGCCGCGCTCGCCGGCCTGGCCGCGAGCTTCGCCATCCTGCTGACGTTCGTCCTGCCGGGGATCAGCGCCGGCCGGCCGCCGCTGCTGGTCGCGGTGGTGGGCGCCGCACTGATCATGTTCGTGGTGCTGTACCTCACGCACGGCGTCACCGCACAGACGTCGGTGGCGGTCCTCGGCACGCTCGGCAGCCTGGTGCTCACCGGCGTGCTCGGCACGCTCGCCACCGCGGCCACGCACCTGACCGGGTACGGCAGCGAGGAGGCCACCACCCTGTCGATGTTCCAGGCCGACGTCGACCTGCACGGCCTCCTGCTGGCCGGCATCGTCATCGGCTCCCTCGGCGTGCTCGACGACGTCACCGTCACCCAGGCGGCCACCGTCACCGAGCTGGCCCACGCCAACCCGGGGCTGACCCGGGGGCAGCTCTACCGGTCCGCGACCCGGGTCGGCCGGGCACACATCGCCTCCACGGTCAACACGATCGTGCTGGCGTACGCGGGTGCCTCGCTGCCCGTGCTGCTCCTGCTGACCGCCGACTCGCGGGCCGCGACGCAGATCCTCACCAGCGAATTCCTCGCCCAGGAGATCGTCCGCAGCGCCGTCGCGACGCTCGGCCTGATCGCCGCGGTTCCGCTCACCACCGCGCTCGCCGCCCTGGTCACCACCGCCGGGCGGCGCGGTGGCGGGAGAGCGGGCGCGGACGCCCCCGCTCCGACGCCCCGCCCGGCCGCCGGACGGACGGAGGCGCTGGAGGCGCTGAGCACGCCGCGCGCCGGCACCGCCACCCCCGCCGCCCCTGGTGGGTGGCCCGACCGAGACAGGAGTACGGACGCCGGATGGTGA
- a CDS encoding heavy metal translocating P-type ATPase, producing the protein MFRRRFWVCLVLTLPVVVASQMVMEWFGYQLEFPGRSLVGPVLGSVVFWWGGWPFLVGAVREVRDRAPGMMLLVAMAITVAYAASLATSLGVFDLDFWWELAALVTVMLLGHWQEMKAIGQARGALTALAALLPDDTERVGPDGSVTRVPVSELRVGEVVLVRPGGRVPADGRITDGAAELDESMITGESRPVTRSVGDRVVAGTVATDSAIRVEVEAIGEETTLAGIQRMVAQAQQSSGRAQVLADRFAAGLFYVATVTAVVTVAAWSALGDADQAVVRTVTVLVIACPHALGLAIPLVIALSTALAARRGILVKNRLALERMRTVDAVLFDKTGTLTRGEHVVSDVAAAPDVDEGEVLRIAAGVESDSEHPLARAIVVAAGRQGGPAAASGFRSLPGRGVRATVEGREYAVGGPALLRELDVRLPGALAAASDQWSDRGAAVLHLVRLPDTVLGALALTDEVRPEARQAIAELRAEGVHTIAMITGDARPVAEAVAADLGFRPGVDEVFAEVLPAEKDGKVTELQRRGLTVAMVGDGVNDAPALARADVGIAIGAGTDVAIESAGVVLASSDPRGVSAVVRLSRASYRKMRQNLGWAAGYNVVALPLAAGVFAWAGLALSPALAAVLMSASTIVVALNAQLLRRVRLDSKEGPPVNASRGERGPS; encoded by the coding sequence ATGTTCCGCCGCCGGTTCTGGGTCTGCCTGGTGCTCACGCTGCCGGTGGTGGTGGCCAGTCAGATGGTCATGGAGTGGTTCGGCTATCAGTTGGAGTTCCCGGGCCGGTCGCTGGTCGGGCCGGTGCTCGGGTCGGTGGTGTTCTGGTGGGGCGGCTGGCCGTTCCTGGTCGGCGCCGTCCGGGAGGTCCGCGACCGCGCGCCGGGCATGATGCTGCTCGTCGCCATGGCGATCACGGTCGCGTACGCCGCCTCCCTCGCCACCAGCCTCGGCGTCTTCGACCTGGACTTCTGGTGGGAGCTGGCCGCCCTGGTCACCGTCATGCTGCTGGGTCACTGGCAGGAGATGAAGGCGATCGGGCAGGCGCGCGGCGCGCTCACCGCGCTGGCCGCGCTGCTGCCGGACGACACCGAGCGGGTGGGCCCCGACGGGAGCGTCACCCGGGTGCCGGTGAGCGAGCTGCGGGTCGGAGAGGTGGTGCTGGTGCGGCCGGGCGGGCGGGTGCCGGCGGACGGGCGGATCACCGACGGGGCCGCCGAACTGGACGAGTCGATGATCACCGGGGAGTCCCGGCCGGTCACCCGGTCGGTGGGGGACCGGGTGGTGGCCGGCACCGTCGCCACCGACTCCGCCATCCGCGTCGAGGTGGAGGCGATCGGCGAGGAGACCACGCTCGCGGGCATCCAGCGGATGGTGGCGCAGGCCCAGCAGTCCAGCGGGCGGGCCCAGGTCCTGGCGGACCGCTTCGCCGCCGGGCTGTTCTACGTCGCCACCGTCACCGCCGTGGTGACCGTGGCGGCCTGGAGCGCACTCGGCGACGCCGACCAGGCGGTGGTCCGGACGGTCACCGTCCTGGTCATCGCGTGTCCGCACGCGCTGGGCCTGGCCATCCCGCTGGTGATCGCCCTGTCCACCGCGCTCGCGGCCCGCCGCGGGATCCTGGTGAAGAACCGGCTGGCGCTGGAGCGGATGCGGACGGTGGACGCGGTGCTGTTCGACAAGACCGGCACGCTGACGCGTGGCGAGCACGTCGTCAGCGACGTGGCCGCCGCGCCGGACGTCGACGAGGGCGAGGTGCTGCGGATCGCCGCCGGTGTCGAATCCGACAGCGAGCACCCGCTGGCCCGGGCGATCGTCGTCGCCGCCGGCCGCCAGGGCGGGCCCGCCGCCGCGAGCGGCTTCCGGTCGCTGCCGGGCCGCGGGGTGCGGGCCACGGTCGAGGGCCGGGAGTACGCGGTGGGCGGCCCCGCCCTGCTGCGCGAACTCGACGTACGGCTCCCGGGCGCGCTCGCGGCGGCGAGCGACCAGTGGTCGGACCGGGGTGCCGCCGTGCTGCACCTGGTACGCCTGCCGGACACCGTGCTCGGTGCGCTGGCGCTGACCGACGAGGTACGCCCCGAGGCGCGCCAGGCCATCGCGGAGCTGCGGGCGGAGGGCGTCCACACCATCGCCATGATCACCGGGGACGCCCGGCCGGTCGCCGAGGCGGTCGCCGCCGACCTCGGGTTCCGCCCGGGAGTGGACGAGGTGTTCGCCGAGGTGCTGCCCGCGGAGAAGGACGGCAAGGTCACCGAGCTGCAACGGCGGGGCCTGACCGTGGCCATGGTCGGTGACGGCGTGAACGACGCGCCCGCCCTGGCCCGGGCGGACGTCGGCATCGCGATCGGTGCCGGTACGGACGTGGCGATCGAGTCCGCAGGTGTGGTGCTCGCCTCGTCCGACCCGCGCGGCGTGAGCGCGGTGGTCCGGCTCTCCCGGGCCTCGTACCGGAAGATGCGGCAGAACCTGGGCTGGGCGGCCGGCTACAACGTGGTGGCCCTGCCGCTGGCGGCCGGCGTGTTCGCGTGGGCCGGCCTGGCGTTGAGCCCGGCCCTGGCCGCGGTGCTGATGTCCGCCTCGACGATCGTGGTGGCGCTCAACGCCCAGTTGCTGCGCCGCGTGCGGCTGGACAGCAAGGAAGGGCCCCCTGTTAACGCCTCGCGTGGTGAAAGGGGCCCTTCTTAA
- a CDS encoding metal-sensitive transcriptional regulator, with the protein MTTPTPAPIRGYTATKDQLLARLRRVEGQVRGIEKMVDEDRYCIDVLTQISAIQAALDKVALGLLDGHARHCMHEGAAEGRADEMASEMMAAVGRLMKRG; encoded by the coding sequence ATGACCACACCCACGCCCGCCCCGATCCGGGGCTACACCGCCACGAAGGACCAGCTGCTCGCGCGGCTGCGCCGCGTCGAGGGTCAGGTCCGGGGCATCGAGAAGATGGTCGACGAGGACCGGTACTGCATCGACGTCCTCACCCAGATCTCCGCGATCCAGGCCGCCCTGGACAAGGTCGCCCTCGGCCTGCTCGACGGGCACGCGCGGCACTGCATGCACGAGGGGGCCGCCGAGGGCCGGGCCGACGAGATGGCCAGCGAGATGATGGCCGCCGTCGGCCGGCTGATGAAGCGCGGCTGA
- a CDS encoding heavy-metal-associated domain-containing protein yields MVTTTYQVQGMTCGHCVSSVSAEVSAIKGVGDVQVDLATGQVTVTSESPLDIETVRAAVDEAGYDLVGA; encoded by the coding sequence ATGGTCACCACCACGTACCAGGTGCAGGGCATGACCTGCGGGCACTGCGTGAGCTCGGTCAGCGCCGAGGTCAGCGCGATCAAGGGCGTCGGCGACGTCCAGGTGGATCTGGCCACCGGCCAGGTCACCGTCACCAGTGAGAGCCCGTTGGACATCGAGACCGTGCGCGCCGCCGTCGACGAGGCCGGCTACGACCTCGTCGGCGCCTGA